From a single Nostoc edaphicum CCNP1411 genomic region:
- a CDS encoding S8 family serine peptidase — protein sequence MVQVRYGGQNGQQYELAISNEHVVVRTESRSTLIGARSFEVAPVSPVARSILNQFELTTRFRQAGVEILQAKVPNQGVALRDRAREILNNESEVQFAGRVLIDPVSQQPVIYTENLFVKFDNEEESRVCQEILGRYGLTIKRQLEYARNAYFVSAPANTGIAVFDIAERLLNEELVELCHPELVRESRQRQVFPQQWHLKQTTINGKVINAHANVEAAWKLSDGTGTIIAIVDDGVDLDHEEFRSSGKIVAPRDVTRKTNNPRPGNDNNHGTACAGVACGNGNFGASGVAPGAKLMPIRLASALGSQDEADAFIWAAQNGADVISCSWGPSDGTWFEPNDPAHNQKVPLPDSTRLAIDFAINKGRNGKGCVILFAAGNGNESVDNDGYASYQKVIAVAACNDYGTRSAYSDFGKAVWCAFPSNNGDSSQTPGIWTADRSGVLGYNSGNQNLGDAGGNYTNEFGGTSSACPGAAGVAALIIARNPNLRWDEVRDIIKRSCDRIDSAGGKYDASGRSPFYGYGRMNALKAVELAKPPQTSPISRFQAVQDIPINDLQVSTLSLAIANTSLLKSIKVNVDIEHTYIGDLVVTLLPPVQIGILPIILHDRQGGATDNIKTTYDEVNTPKLAAFKGKSPQGTWTIEVADKANADTGKIRSLTIEIGF from the coding sequence ATGGTTCAGGTTCGCTATGGTGGACAGAATGGCCAACAGTATGAACTTGCTATCAGTAACGAACACGTTGTAGTGCGTACCGAAAGCCGCAGCACTCTTATCGGTGCAAGATCCTTTGAAGTTGCACCTGTCTCACCTGTCGCTCGTAGCATCCTCAATCAATTTGAGTTAACAACGCGGTTTCGCCAAGCGGGTGTAGAAATTCTGCAAGCGAAAGTTCCGAATCAGGGTGTAGCTTTGCGCGATCGCGCCCGTGAAATTCTCAACAACGAGTCTGAAGTCCAATTTGCCGGACGTGTCCTGATTGATCCAGTATCCCAACAACCTGTAATTTACACCGAAAACCTCTTTGTTAAATTCGATAACGAAGAAGAGTCAAGAGTTTGCCAAGAGATATTAGGACGTTACGGTTTAACAATTAAACGCCAACTTGAATATGCACGAAATGCTTACTTTGTCAGTGCACCTGCCAATACTGGTATAGCCGTCTTTGACATCGCCGAGAGACTTCTGAATGAAGAATTAGTGGAACTGTGCCATCCTGAACTAGTGCGTGAATCACGCCAACGTCAGGTTTTTCCGCAGCAGTGGCACTTAAAGCAAACAACCATTAATGGTAAGGTAATTAACGCCCATGCCAATGTTGAGGCCGCTTGGAAGTTAAGCGATGGCACTGGGACGATTATTGCAATTGTCGATGACGGTGTGGATCTTGATCATGAAGAGTTCCGTTCCTCTGGCAAGATTGTTGCTCCGCGTGATGTCACACGTAAAACGAACAATCCCAGACCGGGAAACGACAATAATCACGGGACAGCTTGTGCCGGAGTAGCTTGTGGAAACGGCAACTTTGGTGCATCTGGTGTAGCACCAGGTGCAAAACTGATGCCGATTCGATTAGCTTCGGCGCTGGGTTCACAGGATGAAGCAGATGCTTTTATTTGGGCGGCTCAAAATGGTGCTGATGTTATTTCTTGTAGCTGGGGGCCATCAGATGGTACTTGGTTTGAGCCAAATGATCCTGCACACAATCAAAAAGTACCTCTGCCTGATTCCACAAGACTTGCTATAGACTTTGCAATCAATAAAGGGCGCAACGGCAAAGGCTGTGTAATTTTATTCGCGGCTGGTAATGGTAACGAAAGCGTGGATAACGACGGCTACGCCAGCTACCAAAAGGTAATTGCCGTGGCAGCTTGTAACGACTACGGCACGAGAAGCGCTTATAGTGACTTTGGTAAAGCGGTCTGGTGTGCTTTCCCTAGCAACAACGGCGACAGTTCCCAAACCCCTGGAATTTGGACAGCCGATCGCTCTGGTGTACTTGGTTATAATTCGGGTAATCAAAATCTGGGTGACGCCGGAGGCAACTACACGAACGAATTCGGCGGAACCTCTAGTGCTTGTCCAGGTGCAGCCGGTGTAGCAGCCTTGATTATTGCCAGAAACCCAAATCTGCGTTGGGACGAAGTACGAGATATTATTAAACGCTCCTGCGATCGCATTGACTCAGCCGGAGGTAAATATGATGCCAGTGGTCGCAGTCCCTTCTACGGTTACGGTCGAATGAATGCCCTCAAAGCTGTGGAATTGGCCAAGCCACCTCAAACATCGCCTATTAGCAGATTCCAAGCAGTCCAAGATATCCCAATTAACGATTTGCAAGTATCAACATTGTCATTGGCGATCGCTAATACCAGCCTGCTGAAATCCATCAAAGTTAATGTAGACATTGAGCATACTTATATTGGGGATCTTGTAGTTACTCTCCTTCCCCCAGTGCAAATAGGCATACTTCCCATCATTTTGCACGATCGCCAGGGCGGAGCTACAGATAATATTAAAACAACTTATGACGAGGTAAACACCCCAAAACTTGCTGCCTTTAAGGGTAAAAGTCCCCAAGGAACCTGGACAATTGAAGTTGCAGATA